A stretch of Thermus caldifontis DNA encodes these proteins:
- a CDS encoding acyl-CoA thioesterase: MEARTLELVFPEHTNPLGAAFGGFVLGLMDKVGSYAAARRARKPVVTVAVSSVEFKVPIRTGDLLEVVAKVVRVGRTSLTVEVEVYKERFGQENGRVLATKGELTYVAVNEKGQPVPVD, from the coding sequence ATGGAGGCGCGCACCCTAGAGCTGGTCTTCCCCGAGCACACCAATCCCTTAGGCGCTGCGTTCGGTGGCTTCGTGCTGGGCCTCATGGACAAGGTGGGCTCCTACGCCGCCGCCAGGAGGGCCAGAAAACCCGTGGTGACCGTGGCGGTAAGCAGCGTGGAGTTCAAGGTACCCATCCGCACCGGGGACCTCCTGGAGGTGGTGGCCAAGGTGGTGCGGGTGGGGCGCACCTCCTTGACCGTGGAGGTGGAGGTCTACAAGGAGCGCTTTGGCCAGGAGAACGGCCGGGTGCTGGCCACCAAGGGGGAGCTCACCTACGTGGCGGTGAACGAGAAGGGCCAGCCCGTGCCCGTGGACTAG
- a CDS encoding penicillin acylase family protein produces MKRLLRVLAWLLGLAVAALGLLALGAYVTLRASLPQVEGRMALKGLDAPVEVGRDAKGVVRIRAQSLQDLFFAQGFVHAQERLWQMEFQRRVGQGRLSEVLGEATLAQDRFLRTWGFYRAAQGAYERLYPEEKEAVDAYVAGVNAFLGSGAPLPPEFRLLGFRPEPWTGPDVLVWAKMMSFDLSGNWEEELLRHRLLSRGISPQRLLELIPPYPEDAPTILQGEDLRLPMEREEAPAALLELAPPRFLEASNNWVVAGSRTVTGKPLLANDPHLRLGAPSLWFLMALEAPGYRVIGASLPGVPGIVIGRNHRIAWGVTNVGADVQDLYLLEDVEGKGYRYKGQILPYRVREERIRLKGGKEEVLRVRETLYGPVITDALEDPPKTPMALRWVSLDAEDHILMAYLGINRAQSWQEFVAALGHYSAPSQNFVYADVEGNIGYIAPGKFPIRKEGHTGMVPVPGNGEWDWLGYRKPEEWPKVLNPKEGFLVTANNKVTPKGFPYALTYDWAEPYRAERIRELLLSKEKLSLEDMKAVQQDQKTLLFRDFRPALELLHPLSERGRAWRERLLAWDGVMDKASEEALVFALWYTELTRLPRGEVGDEFWDEPRYLLRALKEGDKNCDQPETEYRESCLDFATLALERALDRKEALKVRSWGEAHWATFPHAVLTHTPLRRWTDRRVPFGGDRYTVNVGPFDPKTLLMSHGPSYRQIVDLANPEASLFVHPMGQTGHFLSAHYADLLPGWAQGRYLSMAFRVEREKVLLLEPGR; encoded by the coding sequence ATGAAACGCCTCTTGCGGGTTTTAGCCTGGCTTCTGGGGCTGGCGGTTGCCGCCCTTGGCCTTTTGGCCTTGGGGGCCTATGTGACCTTGCGGGCTTCCCTGCCCCAGGTGGAAGGGCGTATGGCCCTAAAGGGCCTGGATGCCCCGGTGGAGGTGGGGCGGGATGCCAAGGGGGTGGTGCGCATCCGGGCCCAGAGCCTACAGGACCTCTTCTTTGCCCAAGGCTTTGTCCACGCCCAGGAGAGGCTTTGGCAGATGGAGTTCCAGCGCCGGGTGGGCCAGGGAAGGCTTTCCGAGGTGCTGGGAGAGGCCACCTTGGCCCAGGACCGCTTCTTGCGCACCTGGGGCTTTTACCGGGCGGCCCAAGGGGCCTACGAGAGGCTTTACCCTGAGGAAAAAGAGGCGGTGGATGCCTATGTGGCTGGGGTGAACGCCTTCTTGGGAAGCGGGGCGCCCTTGCCTCCGGAGTTCCGCCTTCTGGGGTTCCGCCCCGAGCCCTGGACGGGCCCCGACGTCCTGGTCTGGGCCAAGATGATGAGCTTTGACCTCAGTGGCAACTGGGAGGAGGAGCTTTTGCGCCACCGCCTCCTAAGCCGGGGGATAAGCCCCCAGAGGCTCCTCGAGCTCATCCCCCCCTACCCTGAGGACGCCCCCACCATCCTGCAAGGGGAGGACCTAAGGCTTCCCATGGAGCGGGAAGAGGCCCCGGCGGCCTTACTTGAGTTGGCCCCACCCCGGTTCCTGGAGGCCAGCAACAACTGGGTGGTGGCGGGAAGCCGCACGGTCACGGGAAAGCCCCTCCTGGCCAACGACCCCCACCTGCGCCTGGGGGCGCCAAGCCTTTGGTTTCTCATGGCCCTGGAGGCCCCCGGCTACCGGGTCATCGGGGCCAGCCTCCCCGGGGTCCCCGGCATCGTGATCGGGCGCAACCACCGCATCGCCTGGGGGGTGACCAACGTGGGGGCGGACGTGCAGGACCTCTACCTCCTGGAGGACGTGGAGGGGAAAGGGTACCGCTACAAGGGCCAAATCCTCCCCTACAGGGTTAGGGAGGAGCGCATCCGGCTAAAAGGGGGCAAGGAGGAGGTCCTGCGGGTGCGGGAAACCCTCTATGGGCCGGTGATCACCGACGCCCTGGAGGACCCCCCTAAGACCCCTATGGCCCTGCGCTGGGTGAGCCTGGATGCGGAGGACCACATCCTCATGGCCTATCTGGGGATCAACCGGGCGCAAAGCTGGCAGGAGTTCGTGGCCGCTCTAGGCCACTACTCCGCCCCCAGCCAAAACTTCGTCTACGCCGATGTGGAAGGGAACATCGGTTACATCGCCCCTGGGAAGTTCCCCATCCGCAAGGAGGGGCACACCGGGATGGTACCGGTGCCGGGCAATGGGGAGTGGGACTGGCTGGGCTACCGCAAGCCGGAGGAGTGGCCCAAGGTGCTGAACCCCAAGGAGGGCTTCCTGGTCACCGCCAACAACAAAGTCACGCCCAAGGGCTTCCCTTACGCCCTCACCTACGACTGGGCCGAGCCCTACCGGGCGGAGCGCATCCGGGAGCTTCTTCTCTCCAAGGAGAAGCTTTCCCTGGAAGACATGAAAGCCGTCCAGCAGGACCAGAAGACCCTCCTCTTCCGGGATTTCCGTCCTGCTTTGGAGCTTCTCCATCCCCTTTCCGAAAGAGGCCGGGCCTGGCGGGAAAGGCTTTTGGCCTGGGATGGGGTGATGGACAAGGCCTCGGAGGAGGCCCTGGTCTTCGCCCTCTGGTATACCGAGCTCACCCGCTTGCCGAGGGGAGAGGTGGGGGATGAGTTTTGGGACGAGCCTCGGTATCTCCTAAGAGCCCTTAAGGAGGGGGACAAGAACTGCGACCAGCCAGAGACCGAGTACCGGGAGTCCTGCCTGGACTTCGCCACCTTGGCCCTGGAAAGGGCCTTGGATCGGAAGGAGGCCCTAAAGGTCCGCTCTTGGGGCGAGGCGCACTGGGCCACCTTCCCCCATGCGGTCCTCACTCACACCCCCTTGAGGCGCTGGACGGACCGTAGGGTTCCCTTTGGCGGCGACCGGTACACGGTGAACGTGGGCCCCTTTGATCCCAAAACCCTCCTCATGTCCCACGGGCCCAGCTATCGGCAAATCGTGGACCTGGCCAATCCGGAGGCCTCCCTCTTCGTCCACCCCATGGGCCAGACGGGGCATTTCCTATCCGCCCATTACGCGGATCTCCTTCCCGGGTGGGCCCAAGGCCGCTACCTTTCCATGGCCTTCCGGGTGGAGAGGGAAAAGGTTCTGCTTTTAGAGCCGGGGCGG
- a CDS encoding FAD-binding oxidoreductase, translating to MDTLEALRRLFPGKVDASPSERRRHGRDEGYPEEGEVLAVVYPESVADVQEALRFAREKGLAVIPFGAGTSLEGHLYPLKETLSLDFSRMNRILEVRPEDFLCVVEPGLTRKALNEALKGTGLFFPVDPGADATLGGMAATNASGTTTVRYGGMRANVLALQVVLAGGEVLELGRGVRKTSAGYDLKDLFIGSEGTLGIITRLTLRLHPLPEHIHTLRVFFPGVEEAALASYRVMASGLPVARLELLDELALRALNRHLQAGFPEKPALFLEFHSSTKEALEAESALALEIMREEGALEVEAAKTEEERRRQWEARHQAYWALVHLFPGHRFVITDVAVPLSHLPTMVRYAQGLLGEMGLTGNILGHVGDGNFHTLVPVLPQDYPKAEAYAEALVRRALELGGTCTAEHGVGLRKKKYLPLEHGPALDWMRKLKALLDPEGLLNPGKVLDISFSPGYS from the coding sequence ATGGACACCCTGGAAGCCTTAAGGCGCCTTTTCCCGGGCAAGGTGGACGCCTCCCCCTCGGAGCGCCGCCGGCATGGGCGGGACGAGGGGTACCCCGAGGAGGGGGAGGTCCTGGCGGTGGTCTACCCGGAAAGCGTGGCGGATGTGCAAGAGGCCTTGAGATTTGCCAGGGAAAAGGGCCTGGCGGTGATTCCCTTTGGGGCGGGGACCAGCCTCGAGGGTCACCTTTACCCCCTTAAGGAAACCTTGAGCCTGGACTTCAGCCGCATGAACCGCATCCTGGAGGTGCGCCCCGAGGACTTCCTTTGCGTGGTGGAGCCTGGCCTCACCCGCAAGGCCTTAAACGAAGCCCTCAAGGGCACGGGGCTATTCTTCCCCGTGGACCCCGGGGCCGACGCCACCTTGGGCGGCATGGCCGCCACCAATGCCAGCGGCACCACCACGGTGCGCTACGGGGGGATGCGGGCCAATGTTTTGGCCCTCCAGGTGGTCTTGGCAGGCGGGGAGGTATTGGAACTGGGCCGGGGGGTGCGTAAGACCAGCGCGGGCTACGACCTAAAGGACCTCTTCATTGGCTCGGAGGGGACCTTGGGGATCATCACCCGCCTCACCCTTAGGCTCCACCCCCTGCCCGAACACATCCACACCTTAAGGGTTTTCTTCCCCGGGGTGGAGGAAGCCGCCTTGGCCAGCTACCGGGTGATGGCCAGCGGGCTTCCCGTGGCCCGGCTGGAGCTACTGGACGAGCTGGCCCTCAGGGCCCTAAACCGCCACCTGCAAGCGGGCTTTCCCGAGAAGCCGGCCCTCTTTTTGGAGTTCCACTCCTCCACCAAGGAGGCCCTGGAGGCGGAAAGCGCCCTGGCCCTGGAGATCATGCGGGAGGAGGGAGCCCTCGAGGTGGAGGCCGCCAAGACGGAAGAGGAGCGCCGGCGCCAGTGGGAAGCCCGCCACCAGGCCTACTGGGCCTTGGTGCACCTCTTTCCGGGGCACCGCTTCGTGATCACCGATGTGGCCGTTCCCCTTTCCCACCTCCCCACCATGGTGCGCTACGCCCAAGGGCTTCTAGGGGAAATGGGCCTTACGGGAAACATCCTGGGCCACGTGGGGGATGGGAACTTCCACACCCTGGTGCCCGTTCTCCCCCAGGACTACCCCAAGGCGGAAGCCTACGCCGAGGCCTTGGTGCGAAGGGCCTTGGAGCTTGGCGGCACCTGCACCGCCGAGCACGGGGTGGGGCTAAGGAAGAAAAAGTACCTTCCCTTGGAACACGGCCCCGCCTTGGATTGGATGCGAAAACTAAAGGCCCTCTTGGACCCCGAGGGGCTTTTGAACCCGGGCAAGGTGCTTGACATAAGCTTTTCCCCTGGCTATAGTTAA
- a CDS encoding 4a-hydroxytetrahydrobiopterin dehydratase encodes MDWEIQQDPERLVKTFRFANFQEAMAFANRVGELAEAQNHHPRLTLEWGRVTVEWWTHSAGGITEKDREMARLTDLLG; translated from the coding sequence ATGGACTGGGAGATCCAACAAGACCCTGAGCGCCTGGTTAAGACCTTCCGCTTTGCCAACTTCCAAGAGGCGATGGCCTTCGCCAACAGGGTGGGGGAACTGGCAGAGGCCCAAAACCACCACCCCCGCCTCACCCTGGAGTGGGGACGGGTGACGGTGGAGTGGTGGACCCATAGCGCCGGGGGCATCACGGAAAAGGACCGGGAGATGGCCCGCCTCACCGACCTCCTAGGGTAG
- a CDS encoding aldo/keto reductase family protein, whose amino-acid sequence MGEMRYRKLGKWGLKVSEISLGAWVTFGDVVKDKETIREIVKIAYEGGVNFFDNADVYARGLAEEVMGEVLREFPRHTLVLSTKAYWPMSEDPNDRGLSRKHLLESITQSLKRLRTEYVDLFFAHRYDPEVPMEEIVYAMHTIVEKGYALYWGTSEWPAPRIAEAVTFARENGLHPPVVEQPQYSMLYRERVEGEILPEAQRFGMGLVVWSPLAMGMLTGRYDQGIPPESRFARYPQFAERFLTEENRRKVQKLKAVADELGLTRTQLALAWVLRLPGITSAITGATRPEQIRESLGAAGVDLPKEALERIEAILKGEA is encoded by the coding sequence ATGGGCGAGATGCGCTACCGCAAACTGGGCAAGTGGGGCCTGAAGGTCTCGGAGATCTCCCTGGGGGCCTGGGTCACCTTTGGGGATGTGGTGAAGGACAAGGAAACCATCCGGGAGATCGTCAAGATCGCCTACGAGGGCGGGGTGAACTTCTTTGACAACGCCGACGTCTACGCCCGGGGCCTGGCGGAAGAGGTCATGGGGGAGGTGCTCAGGGAGTTTCCCCGGCACACCCTGGTCCTCTCCACCAAGGCCTACTGGCCCATGTCGGAAGACCCCAACGACCGCGGCCTAAGCCGTAAGCACCTTCTGGAAAGCATCACCCAAAGCTTAAAGCGCCTAAGGACCGAGTACGTGGACCTCTTCTTCGCCCACCGCTATGACCCCGAGGTGCCCATGGAGGAGATCGTCTACGCCATGCACACCATCGTGGAGAAGGGCTACGCCCTCTACTGGGGTACCTCGGAGTGGCCCGCCCCCCGGATCGCTGAGGCGGTGACCTTCGCCCGGGAAAACGGCCTCCACCCGCCCGTGGTGGAGCAACCCCAGTACTCCATGCTCTACCGCGAGCGGGTGGAAGGGGAGATCCTCCCCGAAGCCCAGCGCTTCGGCATGGGCCTGGTGGTCTGGAGCCCCTTGGCCATGGGCATGCTCACCGGACGGTACGACCAAGGCATCCCGCCGGAAAGCCGCTTCGCCCGCTACCCCCAGTTCGCCGAGCGCTTCCTCACGGAGGAAAACCGGAGGAAGGTGCAGAAGCTTAAGGCGGTGGCGGATGAGCTGGGCCTCACCCGCACCCAGCTGGCCCTTGCCTGGGTGCTCAGGCTCCCGGGGATCACCAGCGCCATCACCGGGGCCACCCGGCCGGAGCAGATCCGAGAAAGCCTGGGGGCCGCTGGGGTGGATCTGCCCAAGGAAGCCCTGGAGCGGATTGAGGCCATCCTGAAAGGCGAGGCGTAA
- a CDS encoding CDGSH iron-sulfur domain-containing protein, with the protein MRLEFLENGPIRLEGKRFRIRMGEREEVLERPRVFLCRCGGSVNKPFCDGTHKRIGFQAPGGVLEVED; encoded by the coding sequence ATGCGGCTCGAGTTCCTGGAAAACGGCCCCATCCGGCTAGAGGGAAAACGCTTCCGGATCCGGATGGGGGAAAGGGAGGAGGTCTTGGAAAGGCCCCGGGTTTTCCTGTGCCGCTGCGGAGGCTCGGTCAATAAACCCTTCTGCGACGGCACCCACAAGAGGATCGGCTTCCAGGCCCCGGGCGGGGTACTGGAGGTGGAAGACTGA